In a genomic window of Chloroflexota bacterium:
- a CDS encoding Hsp70 family protein, with translation VVEKVRQLFGKEPHKGVNPDEVVAVGAAIQAGVLKGEVKDVLLLDVTPLTLGIETLGGVMTPLITRNTTIPTAKSQIFTTATDNQMSVEIHVLQGERPMVAENKSIGRFILDGLLPAPRGVPQIEVTFDLDANGILNVSARDKGTGREQRITITASSGLGKEEVERMVREAEAHAEEDRRKREEIEVRNQADGLIYSTERLLREQGERVPAELRGEVEGKVSVLREALGGTDIGVVRRAMEDLSLSLQRIGQAVYGQAGASQAGASQSGGEGPQEGTIEGEFREV, from the coding sequence CGGTAGTAGAGAAGGTGCGCCAACTTTTTGGCAAGGAGCCGCACAAGGGGGTGAACCCTGATGAGGTGGTGGCTGTTGGGGCGGCCATTCAGGCTGGGGTACTCAAGGGGGAGGTGAAGGATGTCTTACTTTTGGACGTGACCCCCCTCACCCTGGGCATTGAGACCCTGGGAGGGGTGATGACCCCGCTGATCACCCGCAACACGACCATTCCCACGGCCAAGAGTCAGATCTTCACCACGGCCACCGACAATCAGATGAGTGTAGAGATTCATGTTTTGCAGGGGGAGCGTCCCATGGTGGCTGAGAACAAGAGCATTGGGCGCTTCATCCTTGATGGGCTATTGCCTGCTCCGCGGGGGGTGCCCCAGATTGAGGTGACCTTTGATCTTGATGCCAATGGTATCCTCAACGTTTCGGCGCGGGACAAAGGGACGGGGCGGGAGCAGCGCATCACCATCACGGCCTCCAGTGGGCTCGGCAAGGAGGAGGTGGAGCGGATGGTGCGTGAGGCTGAGGCGCATGCGGAGGAAGATCGGCGCAAGCGGGAGGAGATTGAGGTACGCAACCAGGCTGATGGGCTTATTTACAGCACGGAGCGGCTGCTACGTGAGCAGGGGGAGCGGGTGCCGGCTGAGTTACGCGGTGAGGTAGAGGGGAAGGTGAGTGTCCTGCGCGAGGCCCTTGGGGGTACAGATATTGGGGTGGTACGGCGGGCGATGGAGGATCTCTCCCTCTCCCTGCAGCGGATCGGACAGGCTGTCTATGGGCAGGCTGGGGCCAGCCAGGCTGGTGCATCCCAGAGTGGGGGAGAAGGTCCCCAGGAGGGTACCATCGAGGGGGAGTTCCGTGAGGTGTGA
- a CDS encoding response regulator transcription factor, which yields MAKILVVDDELTLLETLRYNLRREGYEVYTAVDGLQALEMARREKPELIILDIMLPKLDGFEVCRILRKETMVPILMLTAKEEEIDKVLGLELGADDYITKPFSLRELSARIKASLRRVQMVQEAKWEGEKAEVLRVGELELNLAEHRVSQRGSVIDLRPREFELLAFLLRNKGKAFSRDTLLERVWGYDYAGDTRTVDVHIRWLREKIEDDPSTPRYIRTVRGVGYRLEG from the coding sequence ATGGCTAAGATCCTCGTTGTTGACGACGAGCTTACTTTACTCGAAACGCTCCGCTATAACCTGCGGCGGGAAGGATACGAGGTCTATACAGCTGTCGATGGCTTGCAGGCCCTGGAGATGGCCAGGCGGGAGAAGCCTGAACTGATCATCCTCGATATAATGTTGCCGAAATTGGATGGCTTTGAGGTTTGTCGTATCCTGCGCAAAGAGACGATGGTGCCTATCTTAATGCTTACGGCCAAAGAGGAGGAGATCGATAAGGTTTTAGGTCTGGAATTGGGAGCCGATGATTATATAACTAAGCCCTTCAGCCTGCGCGAGCTGAGCGCACGGATCAAAGCCTCGTTACGACGCGTTCAGATGGTTCAGGAGGCGAAATGGGAAGGGGAGAAAGCCGAAGTGTTGAGGGTAGGGGAATTAGAGCTGAACCTGGCTGAGCACCGCGTTTCCCAGCGAGGATCGGTTATTGATCTGAGGCCAAGAGAGTTCGAACTCTTGGCTTTTTTATTGAGGAATAAAGGTAAGGCCTTCTCCCGTGATACCTTGCTAGAGAGGGTCTGGGGATACGACTATGCTGGGGATACCCGTACGGTGGATGTACATATTCGTTGGTTGCGCGAGAAAATCGAGGATGACCCGAGCACTCCCCGCTATATTCGCACTGTGCGCGGCGTTGGCTACCGCCTGGAGGGATAA
- a CDS encoding cell wall metabolism sensor histidine kinase WalK yields the protein MFGRISQRIAIPYLALIFGSMLTLGICLEVFGYRPDLTGVIVVIFALVMAVLAVVLAILVARSITKPIEKLTMMARQLAASDLDQAVKVSSGDEIEELAWSFNQMAERTKRTIDSLSSERNRIVTLLSRMADGVVITGHDGRVALVNPAAAKILGISSDVVLGRSFIKAVRDHELHQLWQRCQQSGEQFTELIRLGPASRFVRVTAMPVKEGAFTSGLVLLQDVSELRRLETTRREFVANISHELRTPLASLKLLVETLEEGALLEEPTTAREFLGKIHLEIDKLTQLVRELLELSRIESGQVPLKWEALDIGHLIEEAVGHLRPQAERQGIELKIVASPPLPRLYADGERVQQVIVNLVHNAIKFTPPGGKVEVLVRPQSEAVVISVIDTGVGIPGEDLPRIFERFYKADKSRSSGGTGLGLAIAKHIVQAHGGRIWAESVEGQGSTFSFTLPLTTGA from the coding sequence GTGTTCGGCCGCATCAGCCAGCGGATAGCTATTCCCTACCTTGCTCTTATCTTCGGCTCCATGCTCACCCTCGGGATATGCTTAGAAGTCTTCGGATATCGGCCGGACCTCACAGGAGTCATCGTAGTCATATTTGCCCTCGTGATGGCTGTGCTGGCCGTCGTTTTGGCCATACTGGTAGCCAGGTCTATTACGAAGCCGATCGAGAAGCTCACTATGATGGCCAGGCAGCTGGCCGCCAGTGACCTGGACCAGGCCGTCAAGGTCTCCTCAGGAGACGAGATTGAAGAGCTAGCTTGGTCCTTCAATCAAATGGCCGAGCGTACCAAGAGGACCATCGACAGCCTTTCCAGTGAACGGAACAGGATAGTGACTCTTCTATCAAGGATGGCCGATGGGGTAGTGATCACCGGCCATGATGGCCGGGTTGCGTTGGTGAATCCAGCCGCGGCCAAGATTTTAGGAATATCATCCGACGTGGTATTGGGACGCTCCTTCATCAAGGCAGTGCGCGATCATGAGTTGCATCAGTTATGGCAACGTTGTCAGCAATCAGGTGAGCAGTTTACCGAGTTGATCCGTCTTGGTCCGGCCAGTCGTTTTGTAAGGGTGACGGCCATGCCTGTCAAGGAGGGTGCCTTTACATCCGGTCTAGTGCTGCTGCAAGATGTGTCGGAGCTGCGCCGTTTGGAGACAACACGCCGGGAGTTTGTAGCGAATATTTCCCACGAGCTACGCACTCCCCTTGCCTCTCTTAAGCTTCTTGTGGAAACTCTCGAGGAAGGCGCGCTGCTGGAGGAGCCAACGACGGCCAGGGAGTTTCTAGGGAAGATCCATCTAGAGATAGATAAGCTTACCCAGCTGGTGAGGGAGCTGCTGGAGTTATCCCGTATCGAGTCGGGGCAGGTGCCGCTGAAGTGGGAAGCGCTAGACATTGGTCACCTTATAGAGGAGGCTGTTGGTCATTTGAGACCTCAGGCGGAAAGGCAAGGCATCGAGCTGAAAATTGTCGCCTCACCACCTCTCCCGAGGCTCTATGCTGATGGCGAGAGGGTGCAGCAGGTGATCGTAAACCTGGTCCATAACGCCATCAAATTCACTCCACCCGGAGGGAAGGTTGAGGTCTTGGTGAGGCCGCAGAGCGAGGCCGTCGTGATCTCGGTGATCGACACGGGGGTAGGTATCCCGGGGGAGGATTTACCACGCATCTTCGAGCGTTTCTATAAGGCGGATAAGTCCAGGTCTTCAGGGGGTACTGGGCTGGGGCTGGCCATCGCCAAACATATCGTCCAGGCACATGGTGGGCGTATCTGGGCCGAGAGTGTAGAGGGGCAAGGTTCCACTTTCAGCTTCACTCTGCCTCTTACAACTGGGGCATAA